The proteins below are encoded in one region of Gopherus flavomarginatus isolate rGopFla2 chromosome 12, rGopFla2.mat.asm, whole genome shotgun sequence:
- the LOC127032811 gene encoding LOW QUALITY PROTEIN: olfactory receptor 6N1-like (The sequence of the model RefSeq protein was modified relative to this genomic sequence to represent the inferred CDS: deleted 2 bases in 1 codon) has product MFFQFLHSLIYCSWTQTMADRHWGNQTTIKEFILLGFGDRLDLQILLFLMFQVIYMATVAGNTLIVVLIVVDQHLHTPMYFFLGNLSCLETCYTSTILPRLLASLLTGDKTISVSGCFTQLYFCGSLACTECYLLAAMSYDRYLAICKPLHYSTLMNSRFCLQLATGSWLNGCLAVIILVSFLSQLLFCGPKEIDHFYCDGIPLMELSCSDTHQVILLDFIIACVFTLPPFLLTLTSYTCIISTILRIPSTTGRQKAFSTCSSHLIVVTIFYGSIMIVYLLPKHDTLRDLNKVLSLCYTVLTPLVNPLIYSLRNREVKEALCKAISKYLAFTKTCRDSKRIT; this is encoded by the exons ATGTTCTTCCAATTC TTGCACAGCTTGATTTATTGTTCCTGGACACAAACCATGGCAGACAGACACTGGGGAAACCAAACGACCATCAaagaattcatcctcctgggattcGGGGATCGCCTTGACCTGCAAATTCTTCTCTTCCTCATGTTCCAAGTGATCTACATGGCAACTGTGGCCGGGAACACCCTCATCGTGGTGCTCATTGTGGTTGACCAGcatcttcacacccccatgtacttcttcctgggcaacttgtcctgcctggagacctgctacacctcaaCCATCCTGCCCAGGTTGCTGGCGAGTCTCCTGACAGGGGACAAAACCATCTCAGTCAGTGGCTGCTTCACACAACTGTATTTCTGTGGTTCTCTGGCATGTACAGAATGCTATCTCTTAGCAGCAATGTCatatgatcggtatttagcgaTATGTAAACCCCTGCACTATTCAACTCTTATGAATAGCAGGTTTTGCCTCCAGTTGGCTACTGGGTCATGGTTAAACGGTTGTTTGGCTGTAATTATCTTAGTCTCATTCCTATCACAGTTATTATTCTGTGGCCCAAAGGAAATTGACCATTTTTATTGTGATGGTATCCCACTGATGGAACTTTCCTGCAGTGACACACACCAGGTCATATTGCTAGATTTCATAATAGCCTGTGTATTCACCCTGCCTCCATTCCTACTAACCCTGACATCCTACACGtgcatcatctccaccatcctgagaatcccttccaccactgggagacaaaaggccttttccacctgctcctctcacctgatTGTGGTCACAATTTTCTATGGATCCATAATGATTGTGTACCTGCTACCGAAACATGATACACTGAGAGACCTGAACAAAGTGCTCTCTCTTTGCTACACAGTCCTGACTCCGCTGgtaaaccccctcatctacagcctgagaaacagagaggtcaaggaagcCTTGTGCAAAGCAATCAGTAAATATTTGGCTTTCACAAAAACATGCAGAGACTCCAAGAGAATAACTTAG